Proteins encoded in a region of the Brevefilum fermentans genome:
- a CDS encoding thymidine phosphorylase, which yields MRAVDIIEKKRDGIELSRQEIEYFVRGYTNGEIPDYQAAAWAMAVLLKGMTAEETTFLTLAMANSGEKLDLSHVVDIAVDKHSSGGVGDKTSIVVVPLVRACGLPVGKMSGHGLGFSGGTLDKLESIPGFRTNLSKDEFLHQLGTLGMVLSGQSLDLAPADGKFYALRDVTGTVQSIPLIASSIMSKKIAAGAQAIVLDVKVGHGAFMKTLDEARELAALMVSIGDLSGRDVAAVLSDMNQPLGQAVGNALEMKEAILTLRGEGPADFWAHCLEISSQMLVLGKRAETIEKARAMAQEALMTGQGLEYLRRLVDVQGGDVSYVDHPEKLPQAPIESMITAPVNGYLHEVNARLVGEAAVLLGAGRSKKGEEIDLAVGISVLVKVGDYVEVGQPLFLVHARDETTLNLAAEQLSAASVIADQPKAPLPLFYGLVSSD from the coding sequence ATGCGAGCCGTAGATATCATCGAAAAAAAGCGCGATGGTATCGAACTTTCGAGGCAAGAGATTGAATACTTCGTCAGGGGGTATACGAACGGCGAGATCCCTGATTACCAGGCTGCTGCCTGGGCAATGGCAGTGCTGTTGAAAGGAATGACTGCCGAAGAAACCACTTTCCTGACTCTCGCCATGGCAAATTCAGGTGAAAAACTGGACTTAAGCCACGTGGTTGATATTGCCGTCGATAAGCATTCGTCTGGTGGTGTTGGCGACAAAACTTCGATTGTAGTGGTTCCACTGGTGAGAGCATGTGGGTTGCCGGTAGGTAAGATGTCCGGTCATGGTTTGGGTTTCAGCGGAGGCACACTGGACAAGCTCGAATCGATACCCGGGTTCCGAACAAACTTGAGCAAGGATGAGTTTCTACATCAACTGGGTACTCTGGGGATGGTTTTGTCCGGGCAAAGTCTTGATCTGGCACCAGCCGATGGAAAATTTTACGCGTTGAGGGATGTAACCGGAACTGTGCAGTCAATCCCATTGATTGCTTCTTCGATTATGAGTAAAAAAATTGCCGCAGGTGCCCAGGCGATCGTTCTTGACGTGAAAGTGGGTCATGGCGCCTTTATGAAAACACTGGATGAAGCCCGGGAGCTGGCTGCGTTGATGGTATCGATCGGAGATTTGAGCGGCAGAGACGTTGCTGCGGTGCTTTCAGACATGAATCAGCCGCTGGGGCAAGCTGTGGGCAATGCGCTGGAAATGAAAGAGGCGATTCTAACCCTGCGAGGTGAAGGTCCGGCGGATTTTTGGGCGCATTGCCTGGAAATTTCCAGTCAAATGTTGGTGTTGGGAAAACGAGCTGAGACCATTGAAAAAGCCAGAGCAATGGCCCAGGAGGCTTTGATGACAGGACAGGGGTTGGAATATCTCCGACGGCTGGTCGACGTTCAGGGCGGGGATGTTAGCTATGTGGATCACCCGGAGAAACTACCTCAAGCGCCGATTGAATCGATGATTACAGCGCCGGTAAACGGGTATCTCCACGAGGTAAACGCAAGGCTGGTTGGAGAAGCAGCGGTACTTCTGGGCGCCGGAAGATCAAAAAAAGGTGAAGAAATCGATCTTGCGGTGGGGATTTCTGTCCTGGTCAAAGTTGGCGATTACGTGGAGGTCGGTCAGCCGTTATTCTTGGTCCACGCGCGGGATGAAACAACGCTGAATCTGGCAGCAGAGCAATTATCTGCTGCAAGCGTCATTGCGGATCAGCCCAAGGCTCCACTTCCATTATTCTATGGGTTGGTGAGCTCTGATTAG
- the gndA gene encoding NADP-dependent phosphogluconate dehydrogenase — protein MEKAKFAIVGLGVMGQNLALNIANNGYPVAVFNRTESVTRQFVAGLPADQGIIGTYSYVELADSLEKPRRIMLMVKAGPAVDAVIAALKPHLEPGDILIDGGNSYFEDTERRTVELEKEGFLFIGTGVSGGEEGALHGPSIMPGGSVDAWAALKDMFTAAAAKAYDGEPCVDYIGPRGAGHYVKTVHNGIEYAIMQMIAEVYDLLNRGLGLSTMELSELFKEWDAGELASYLVEITYKIFEKVDPETGKPLVDLIVDEAQQKGTGKWTSQNAFDLGAPTHTINAAVTSRIISGMKSQRTVAQALIDGPSEKFSGDREAMIAAIKNALYAGIILAYAQGFGLLHVASEEYDYDLDMQMIAKIWRAGCIIRADLLDDIMKAFDRDPGLVNLLLDDDFREAVVSRQGDLRHVIINGIKLGIPVYALSSALAYFDAYRTERLPANLIQAQRDYFGAHTYRRLDKEGSFHTDW, from the coding sequence ATGGAAAAAGCAAAATTTGCAATTGTTGGTTTGGGCGTCATGGGTCAGAACCTGGCGTTGAATATTGCCAATAACGGCTATCCTGTGGCGGTGTTTAACCGCACCGAGTCAGTCACCCGGCAATTTGTCGCCGGTTTGCCCGCCGATCAGGGCATTATTGGCACCTACAGCTATGTTGAGTTGGCGGACAGCCTGGAAAAGCCGCGCCGGATCATGTTGATGGTCAAGGCTGGGCCTGCAGTGGATGCAGTCATTGCGGCGCTTAAACCCCATCTTGAACCCGGGGATATTCTAATTGATGGTGGAAACTCATATTTCGAGGACACCGAACGGCGCACGGTTGAGCTGGAAAAAGAAGGGTTTTTATTTATTGGTACGGGCGTCTCGGGCGGAGAAGAGGGTGCTTTACATGGTCCCAGCATTATGCCGGGGGGCAGCGTAGATGCGTGGGCAGCCCTTAAGGATATGTTCACAGCGGCTGCTGCAAAGGCATATGATGGAGAACCCTGTGTGGACTACATCGGGCCGCGCGGTGCCGGTCACTACGTCAAAACTGTGCATAATGGGATTGAATATGCGATTATGCAGATGATTGCCGAAGTTTATGACCTGCTGAACCGGGGCCTGGGCCTTTCAACGATGGAATTGAGCGAGCTGTTCAAAGAGTGGGACGCAGGCGAGCTGGCGTCTTACCTGGTGGAGATCACCTACAAGATCTTTGAAAAAGTAGACCCCGAAACGGGCAAACCGCTGGTGGATTTAATCGTGGACGAAGCCCAGCAAAAGGGAACCGGAAAGTGGACCTCCCAAAATGCATTTGATTTGGGTGCTCCGACACATACCATCAACGCAGCAGTGACCAGCCGGATTATCTCTGGTATGAAAAGCCAGCGCACAGTGGCTCAGGCATTAATTGATGGTCCATCAGAAAAATTTTCAGGTGACCGGGAGGCAATGATTGCCGCCATTAAAAATGCTTTGTATGCGGGCATTATTCTTGCCTACGCACAGGGCTTCGGTTTGCTGCATGTGGCTTCGGAAGAATATGATTATGATCTCGACATGCAGATGATTGCAAAAATCTGGCGGGCAGGTTGTATTATCCGGGCAGATTTGCTGGATGATATCATGAAAGCTTTCGACCGTGATCCGGGGTTGGTCAACCTGCTGCTGGATGACGACTTCAGAGAAGCAGTCGTCAGCCGGCAGGGAGACTTGCGCCACGTGATTATCAACGGAATTAAATTGGGAATCCCGGTATATGCGCTCAGCTCGGCGCTGGCTTATTTTGATGCCTACCGCACCGAGCGTTTGCCAGCTAATTTAATCCAGGCACAGCGTGATTATTTTGGTGCGCACACTTATCGCCGCCTGGACAAAGAGGGCTCATTTCATACCGACTGGTAG
- a CDS encoding sugar phosphate isomerase/epimerase family protein, giving the protein MHIGVLTALYQDLPFIEVLDKVKAMGVTAVEIGTGAFAASAHIDLARLLTEKPAREAYLDEIHQRGMFISALSCHGNPLHPDPAIADHADDLFRKTVHLAQLMAVPVVNTFSGLPAGCEGDRTPNWVTCPWPPEFLEILDYQWNRVAIPYWKDAAAFAADHGVKIGIEIHPGMLIYNVETLLRMRSEVGPALGANLDPSHLVWNGVELVAAIRALGEAIHHVHGKDCYVDPLNVAVNGCNDHKPYHHILDRSWTFRTIGYGHDLKFWKDFVSALRLVGYDYVISIEHEDALMSNDEGLVKAITLLKEAMIFDPPGEMFWA; this is encoded by the coding sequence ATGCACATTGGCGTATTAACAGCCCTGTACCAGGATCTGCCCTTTATAGAAGTCCTCGATAAGGTCAAGGCCATGGGCGTAACCGCAGTCGAGATTGGCACCGGCGCTTTTGCTGCCAGCGCTCACATTGACCTGGCGCGCTTGTTGACAGAAAAACCAGCCCGAGAGGCTTACCTCGACGAAATTCACCAGCGCGGGATGTTCATCAGCGCCCTCAGCTGCCATGGCAATCCCCTTCACCCTGACCCAGCCATTGCGGACCATGCGGATGATCTCTTCAGAAAAACCGTTCACCTGGCGCAATTGATGGCCGTGCCGGTAGTGAATACCTTCTCCGGGCTGCCCGCTGGATGTGAGGGCGACCGCACGCCCAATTGGGTCACCTGCCCCTGGCCGCCGGAATTCCTTGAAATTCTCGATTACCAGTGGAACCGGGTCGCCATCCCCTACTGGAAGGATGCAGCAGCCTTTGCCGCCGACCACGGCGTCAAGATTGGCATTGAGATTCATCCCGGTATGTTGATTTACAACGTGGAAACCCTGTTGCGCATGCGTTCAGAAGTCGGACCAGCCCTGGGCGCCAATCTCGATCCCAGCCACCTGGTCTGGAACGGCGTGGAGCTGGTGGCAGCCATTCGCGCCCTCGGCGAGGCCATACATCACGTCCATGGGAAAGATTGTTATGTCGATCCCCTCAATGTGGCTGTCAACGGTTGCAACGACCACAAACCCTACCACCACATCCTGGATCGCTCCTGGACTTTTCGCACCATTGGCTATGGACACGATTTAAAATTCTGGAAAGACTTCGTCAGTGCGCTGCGCCTGGTCGGGTATGATTACGTGATCTCGATTGAACATGAGGATGCCCTGATGTCCAATGACGAAGGCTTGGTTAAAGCAATCACCTTGTTGAAAGAAGCCATGATATTCGATCCCCCCGGTGAAATGTTCTGGGCATAA
- a CDS encoding SMP-30/gluconolactonase/LRE family protein has protein sequence MKSITAELLFDTGNTLGEGPLWHPEKSCLYWVDIEAQFLYRSDTALNSYTRTSFDTPIGAFCFTKEGGFLLATGQGFLAWDGLNTQPIWNPLPPRSNVRLNDGKVDPAGRFWAGSIDTEQSQAELYRLDPDGAQHTLLKNLGIANGLDWSPDRKTMYFTDSSQYTIFSFDYYLETGAIGNQRPFLQLPRTSAEIVPDGLCVDAEGCLWSAHWNGWQVVRYSPAGVPLLTIRLPAQRVTSCCFGGERKDLLFITTARTGLTQSALHKQPHAGGVFVVHTETTGQNTHFFGS, from the coding sequence ATGAAATCCATCACCGCTGAACTGCTGTTCGATACTGGCAACACCCTGGGTGAAGGTCCCCTGTGGCACCCGGAAAAATCCTGCCTGTATTGGGTCGATATCGAAGCTCAATTTCTATACCGCAGTGACACCGCACTCAATTCCTACACCCGCACCTCGTTTGATACGCCCATCGGCGCGTTTTGCTTCACAAAAGAAGGCGGGTTTCTACTGGCTACCGGTCAGGGTTTTTTAGCCTGGGATGGACTGAATACTCAGCCAATCTGGAATCCCCTGCCGCCACGAAGCAATGTGCGCCTGAACGACGGTAAAGTCGACCCCGCTGGGCGGTTCTGGGCTGGCAGTATCGACACTGAGCAGTCCCAGGCGGAATTATATCGCCTGGACCCTGATGGCGCTCAACACACTCTGCTCAAAAATCTCGGCATTGCCAATGGCCTGGATTGGAGCCCCGACCGGAAAACAATGTACTTCACGGATTCCAGCCAGTACACCATCTTCAGTTTTGATTACTACCTGGAGACCGGCGCCATTGGAAATCAGCGCCCCTTCCTTCAACTGCCCCGAACCAGCGCTGAGATCGTCCCCGATGGTCTGTGCGTGGATGCAGAGGGCTGCCTGTGGAGCGCTCATTGGAATGGCTGGCAGGTCGTTCGTTACAGCCCCGCCGGCGTGCCCCTGCTTACCATCAGACTGCCCGCCCAACGCGTGACTTCCTGCTGTTTTGGTGGTGAGCGCAAAGACCTGCTGTTTATCACCACTGCACGCACCGGTCTCACGCAATCAGCCCTGCACAAGCAGCCTCACGCTGGTGGTGTATTTGTGGTACACACTGAAACGACCGGTCAGAACACACATTTCTTTGGATCATAA
- a CDS encoding cupin domain-containing protein, whose amino-acid sequence MSTIHRFLGDTTTQDYTWEGVEPLEIHTEEVRQVLKHVLVGPDDGAPNFVIRYFHVPIGDNTFYDKHPHEHGIVILHGKARVQINQEYYELGPLDAIFIAGNDIHQLVNIGDSPLGFLCVITRQAEY is encoded by the coding sequence ATGTCTACAATTCACCGCTTTTTAGGCGACACCACCACGCAGGACTACACCTGGGAGGGGGTTGAACCGCTTGAAATCCACACCGAAGAAGTCAGGCAAGTCCTGAAACACGTTCTGGTCGGCCCGGATGACGGCGCGCCAAATTTCGTCATCCGCTATTTTCACGTTCCGATCGGAGATAACACCTTCTACGACAAGCACCCACACGAACACGGGATCGTGATCCTGCATGGGAAGGCCAGGGTGCAAATCAACCAGGAGTATTATGAACTGGGTCCGTTGGATGCCATCTTTATTGCAGGCAATGATATCCATCAGCTCGTCAACATCGGTGATTCACCGCTGGGTTTCCTGTGTGTGATCACCCGCCAGGCGGAATATTGA
- the add gene encoding adenosine deaminase, producing MIHADLPLIDLHRHLDGNVRLATILELAQQHNLPLPADNLADLRPYIQVSEPETDIMAYFQRFTWMISIFADEDACRRVAYENVLDAREEGIDYIELRFSPWFMAEPHGLDPVGVVGAVVDGVRAAVETLGDIRVNLIGIISRTYGVEIGYQELDALLAYRDDIVGLDLAGDEANFPAEWFTPHFKKARAASWGFTVHAGESAGTESVWRSIRDLGAVRIGHAVCIMDDPSLVDYMLEHRIGIEANLTSNWHTNTVASYAQHPLKTWLDAGLLATINTDDPGISPVTLRDEFEIAAPAAGLTSADTRKAQINAVEVAFLSAAEKQALLKKKAQAG from the coding sequence ATGATCCACGCCGATTTACCTCTAATTGACCTTCACCGCCACCTGGATGGCAATGTGCGCCTGGCCACCATCCTTGAACTGGCGCAGCAGCACAACTTACCTCTACCCGCCGACAACCTGGCAGATTTACGTCCTTACATACAGGTCAGTGAACCAGAAACTGACATCATGGCGTATTTTCAAAGGTTCACCTGGATGATATCGATCTTTGCAGATGAGGATGCCTGCCGCCGGGTGGCGTATGAAAACGTGCTGGATGCCCGTGAAGAAGGGATCGACTATATTGAGCTACGGTTCAGCCCCTGGTTTATGGCTGAGCCGCATGGCCTTGACCCGGTTGGGGTGGTGGGCGCGGTGGTGGACGGGGTCAGAGCTGCGGTAGAAACGCTGGGTGATATCCGGGTGAACCTGATCGGCATCATCAGCCGCACGTATGGCGTGGAGATTGGCTACCAGGAACTGGACGCATTGCTGGCTTACAGAGATGACATCGTCGGGCTGGACCTTGCGGGGGATGAAGCCAACTTTCCAGCGGAGTGGTTTACTCCTCATTTCAAGAAGGCGCGCGCTGCAAGCTGGGGATTCACCGTGCATGCCGGCGAATCCGCCGGGACTGAAAGCGTCTGGCGTTCGATCAGGGATTTGGGAGCAGTGCGCATCGGGCATGCGGTGTGCATCATGGATGACCCCTCGCTGGTCGATTACATGCTCGAGCATCGGATTGGTATTGAGGCCAATCTGACCAGCAACTGGCATACCAACACAGTCGCCAGTTACGCACAGCACCCGTTGAAAACATGGCTGGACGCCGGTTTGCTGGCGACCATCAACACCGATGACCCCGGCATCAGCCCGGTGACGCTGCGAGATGAGTTTGAGATCGCGGCGCCGGCAGCTGGCTTGACCTCAGCGGACACACGCAAGGCTCAGATCAATGCCGTCGAAGTCGCTTTCTTATCGGCGGCTGAGAAACAGGCGTTGTTGAAGAAAAAGGCGCAGGCTGGCTGA
- a CDS encoding alpha/beta hydrolase, whose protein sequence is MTTLIWVLVALSAIIMIYLVVGSVAALTLTKIGDHPQYDQNPGRYGVEYESVQFKARGEPLQIAGWYLPNPDAERVMILVHGRNASKQNAISGNLSALAAELHKAGMGVLMIDLRGHGESEGKRYTFGAQERRDVLGAVDFLLGQGFAPGRIGALGISLGGAAVIGAAAEEPAMGVVVVESTFADINALIEPNWKVESGLPMFFLPGVFLMWRVLIGFDLRNVKPVEELARVLPRPILILHSRQDKMVDCSQAQELKDAVPEARLVLFEDCDHAELFRDQPEAYLEAMIPFLKEHWNG, encoded by the coding sequence ATGACGACATTAATTTGGGTTTTGGTTGCGCTGTCGGCGATCATTATGATCTACCTGGTGGTTGGGTCAGTTGCCGCGTTGACGCTGACGAAGATCGGCGATCACCCCCAGTATGATCAAAACCCGGGACGCTACGGCGTGGAATATGAAAGCGTGCAATTCAAGGCGCGGGGTGAACCATTGCAAATTGCAGGCTGGTATCTCCCTAATCCAGACGCCGAAAGGGTGATGATCCTGGTACACGGGCGCAATGCCAGCAAACAAAATGCCATCTCGGGCAATTTGTCCGCATTGGCAGCGGAGCTCCACAAAGCGGGGATGGGTGTGCTGATGATCGACCTGCGCGGGCACGGCGAGAGCGAGGGGAAACGCTATACTTTTGGCGCTCAGGAGCGGCGGGATGTGTTGGGGGCGGTGGATTTCTTGCTCGGGCAAGGGTTTGCGCCGGGGCGGATCGGCGCGTTGGGGATCTCCCTGGGAGGTGCAGCGGTGATCGGTGCGGCTGCCGAAGAGCCTGCGATGGGTGTTGTGGTCGTTGAAAGCACTTTTGCCGATATCAACGCGTTGATCGAGCCCAACTGGAAAGTGGAAAGCGGGCTGCCGATGTTCTTCCTGCCCGGGGTATTTTTGATGTGGCGCGTGCTGATCGGTTTTGATTTGAGGAACGTGAAACCTGTTGAAGAGCTGGCGCGCGTTCTGCCGCGACCGATATTGATCCTGCATTCAAGGCAGGACAAGATGGTGGATTGCTCGCAAGCCCAGGAGTTGAAGGACGCGGTCCCGGAAGCCAGGCTGGTTTTGTTTGAAGACTGCGACCATGCGGAGCTGTTTCGTGATCAGCCCGAGGCTTACCTTGAGGCGATGATCCCATTTTTGAAAGAACACTGGAATGGTTAA